One Stigmatopora argus isolate UIUO_Sarg chromosome 20, RoL_Sarg_1.0, whole genome shotgun sequence genomic region harbors:
- the LOC144066045 gene encoding prostaglandin reductase 1-like: protein MVRAKTWILTKHFDGFPKESDFQLKTEELPEPKNGQVLLEALFLSIDPYMRPFSRVRMKEGDVMIGTQVAKVVRSNNKDFPVGAHVVGRGGWRTHAISDGSDLVPVMPDWPADVSLSLALGAVGMPGLTALYGIEEVLALKSGETLLVNAAAGAVGSVVGQIAKLKGCKVVGSAGSDAKVAFLKELGFDEAFNYKTVASLDQALRKASPEGYDCYFENVGGAFSSVALPQMKDFGRIAVCGSISTYNDVESQTGPYPQMTMIVKQLKMEGFMQSRWESKHPESLKRLMGWLKEGKVQSREHVTKGFENMPAAFMGMLRGENTGKAIVEV from the exons ATGGTCCGAGCTAAGACGTGGATCCTGACCAAACACTTTGACGGCTTCCCCAAGGAAAGCGACTTCCAACTCAAAACGGAGGAGCTCCCTGAGCCCAAAAATGGAc AGGTGCTTTTGGAAGCGCTATTTCTGAGCATTGACCCTTACATGAG GCCGTTCAGCCGCGTTCGCATGAAGGAAGGAGACGTGATGATCGGAACTCAAGTGGCCAA GGTGGTCCGGAGCAACAACAAGGACTTCCCTGTCGGCGCCCACGTGGTAGGTCGCGGCGGATGGAGGACGCACGCCATCTCGGACGGCTCCGACCTCGTGCCCGTCATGCCCGACTGGCCCGCCGACGTGTCGCTCTCCCTGGCTCTGGGCGCCGTGGGCATGCCCGG GCTGACGGCTCTGTACGGGATCGAGGAAGTCCTGGCGCTGAAATCGGGCGAGACCTTGCTGGTGAacgcggcggcgggggcggtgGGCTCGGTGGTGGGGCAGATCGCCAAGCTGAAGGGCTGCAAGGTGGTGGGTTCGGCGGGCTCCGACGCCAAGGTGGCCTTCCTCAAAGAGCTGGGCTTCGACGAGGCCTTCAACTACAAAACCGTGGCTTCTCTGGACCAGGCCCTGAGGAAGGCCTCTCCGGAGGGATACGACTGCTATTTCGAAAAC GTGGGAGGCGCTTTCTCCAGCGTGGCCCTGCCGCAGATGAAAGATTTCGGAAGAATAGCCGTGTGCGGGAGTATCTCCACCTACAATGACGTCGAGTCTCAGACAG GTCCTTATCCTCAAATGACCATGATCGTCAAGCAGCTCAAGATGGAGGGCTTCATGCAAAGCAGATGGGAGTCCAAACACCCGGAGTCCCTGAAGAGACTCATGGGCTGGTTGAAAGAG GGTAAAGTCCAGAGCCGGGAGCACGTCACCAAGGGCTTTGAAAACATGCCGGCGGCTTTCATGGGAATGCTTAGAGGCGAAAACACCGGCAAGGCCATCGTGGAAGTCTGA
- the txnb gene encoding thioredoxin b — protein MVKSIENIEEFRNILKGSGSKLVVVDFTATWCGPCKMIGPKFEEASKKYTNVVFLKVDVDDCDDVTQEYGISCMPTFLFFKNGEKIDTLTGANESQLLAKIEKNAN, from the exons ATGGTTAAATCCATCGAAAACATC GAGGAGTTCCGAAACATCCTGAAAGGAAGCGGAAGTAAGTTGGTTGTGGTGGACTTCACAGCCACGTGGTGTGGACCCTGCAAGATGATTGGCCCAAAATTTGAG GAAGcgtccaaaaaatacacaaacgtGGTTTTCCTCAAGGTCGACGTGGACGATTGCGAT GATGTGACCCAGGAGTACGGAATCAGCTGCATGCCCACGTTCCTATTTTTCAAGAACGGCGAGAAG aTCGACACCCTGACGGGGGCGAACGAATCGCAATTGTTGGCAAAGATTGAGAAGAACGCAAATTGA